The following proteins are co-located in the Halocatena salina genome:
- a CDS encoding 6-pyruvoyl trahydropterin synthase family protein — protein MPDRTATPEMDSRVHTLEIGTERPIRISSGHRLLHHDGKCSRPHGHNYAISVEITGLLTDGWVVDKGDVTSVIQKWDHRFLLEAGDPLIDAFEQSGDGDAVVVLDHPPTAEVMAAYLEARLYETLPDTVRDVSVQVRETSELCARSIE, from the coding sequence ATGCCCGATCGAACAGCCACACCAGAGATGGACAGTCGAGTCCACACGCTAGAGATCGGTACTGAACGACCGATTCGCATCAGCTCCGGTCATCGCCTTCTCCATCACGATGGCAAGTGTAGCCGTCCACACGGTCACAACTACGCGATTTCAGTCGAGATCACGGGACTGCTTACGGACGGATGGGTGGTCGATAAAGGAGACGTTACGTCCGTGATCCAGAAGTGGGATCACCGCTTCTTACTCGAAGCAGGCGATCCCCTGATCGATGCGTTCGAACAGAGCGGGGACGGGGATGCTGTGGTCGTGCTCGATCATCCACCGACGGCAGAAGTGATGGCGGCGTATCTCGAAGCCCGCCTTTATGAGACACTACCGGACACTGTGAGGGACGTTTCGGTTCAGGTTCGTGAAACGTCTGAGCTGTGTGCCCGATCGATCGAGTAA
- a CDS encoding 7-carboxy-7-deazaguanine synthase QueE: MPVNDSITSTDQSDSETLPINELFYSLQGEGRLAGTPSVFVRTSGCNLRCWFCDSYHTSWEPVHAQRSLDTIVSEIQSYSAADHVVLTGGEPLIHTESITLMERLEELGYHITVETNGTIYREAPIDLLSISPKLSSSTPVSSRDPAGNGEWADRHEKQRIDIDTLATLLDAYEFQLKFVVTDTDDLPEIERIIDRVRRVTRTTVADTDVLLMPEGTTRETIDERRNEVAQLALDNGYRYTPRLHVDLWNDAPGT; this comes from the coding sequence ATGCCTGTCAACGATTCGATCACCTCCACCGATCAATCCGACAGCGAGACGCTACCGATCAACGAGCTGTTTTACTCCCTGCAAGGAGAGGGTCGGCTGGCCGGAACACCGAGCGTGTTCGTCCGAACCAGCGGTTGTAACCTCCGGTGTTGGTTCTGTGATTCTTATCATACGTCGTGGGAGCCGGTCCACGCCCAGCGGTCGCTCGATACGATCGTCTCGGAGATCCAATCCTATTCCGCGGCCGACCACGTCGTGCTGACCGGGGGAGAGCCACTCATCCACACCGAATCGATCACGCTGATGGAACGACTCGAGGAGTTGGGCTACCACATCACGGTCGAAACGAACGGCACGATCTATCGAGAGGCACCGATCGATCTTCTCAGCATCAGTCCGAAACTCTCATCGAGCACGCCGGTGTCGTCACGAGATCCAGCAGGCAACGGAGAGTGGGCCGATCGTCACGAAAAACAGCGCATCGACATCGACACGTTGGCGACGCTCCTCGACGCCTATGAGTTTCAGCTCAAATTCGTCGTGACCGATACTGACGATCTTCCTGAAATCGAGCGAATCATCGACCGAGTGCGACGTGTGACACGGACCACGGTTGCCGATACGGACGTGCTGTTGATGCCGGAAGGAACGACGCGCGAAACGATCGACGAACGACGGAATGAGGTGGCACAACTGGCGCTGGACAACGGATATCGGTACACGCCCCGACTCCACGTCGACCTCTGGAACGACGCCCCTGGAACATGA